GGAGCGGGGGCTGCCCATGGCGCGCGGCCCCGGGAGCACCGAGAGCCCGGGCGGGGTCACGCCGTCCCGCGGGAGGCCGCGGGGGGACGAGCCGAAGGGGCGGAGGCCGAGGAAGGTCGAGGTGCGGGAGCCCAGCGACGAAGCCGACGCGGCTCGGCGGGTCCCGTGGAATGTCGTGCTCACCGCGCGCGCTGATCCGCTCTGCGCCGCTGCCCGAGCCGGTGGCCGCTGGCTGCTCAGGAGCCGGAGCAGGCGGTAGGGTAACGGGCCtgcggggtgggtggggaggtggggagggagggggagggcaggggcgGGGGGCGCCGCACCGGCCGCGAGGGGGgagcgcgggcgggcgggcggccggAGCCCGCACCCCCGGCTGGGCGCTGGGGCCGGGTCGCCGcccggggcgggggcggggcggcccggggcggggcggcgggcAGGGCTGGGATTGGGGGGTCTGGTCCAGGGGAGGGGTCTGGGGGGACCCGCGGGAGGGGCGGGGGCGGCTGGTATGGGCGCCTCCCACTACCCTTGCCTGTCTCCTCGAGCGTTCCTGGGGCGGGATGGCCCAGGGATGGGGGACGCCTGGGACAGCGTGTTTGGAGGGGTCTGGTGCGCTTGAGTCCGGCAAGGCTGTCTCTCCGCGTGGGGCCGGGTCTGCTTACATATCTGGGCTCCTCGCCGCTGTTTGAGTCGCCTACTGTGTGCTTCGGCCGCACTTGCCCTCTTTGGAAGGGGCAGCTAACAGTGAAGTGAATGGCTGTGCTAGGGGGCCCAGTGCAGAGCGTCCCTTGCGCGTCGCTGGAACCCGGCTCTTCCACCTTTCTGAGAACCCAGCCCTGCTGGGTCGTGTCTCACTGTGTCCAAAGAGGCCCTGGGAGGGAGAAATGCCTCCTGTCACCCCATTATCACCATCAACCTTGCTCCTGtccgtccccaccccacccccactagaCTAAAGCTTGAAAGGAACCTTGAAGCATCGATGTGATGATAGGAGCCCAAAGGTCCCTGCTGGACCCACAGTCACTGTCCCCCTTCTAAATAGAACTGAGCAACTAGTACCCGCAAAAATAACTACATTCAGCAACTAACTACCTGAGGAACGAGGACTTGGACCCAAGCTACCTAGCCTTTCCCCTTCTGAGTTCCATGATGTTGTCCTTGAGCAGGTATCTGGTGGTATCTGGTGTCTTGTCTCAGCTGGAAGGAGGAGGGTGCTGGTGAGACGGTAAACTCATCTAAGCCTTTCCCAGCTCTCACCTCATTGCTTTCTTCATAGGGCTTCTGGGAACCCTGAGCCACTACTTTGTTTCTGTGGGCACAACCTGGGTGGGCAGAAATTTCCTGGGTCAGGTATTTTTGAGGAACAGGTGGAGCCATTGATGTCCACCCAGCTGCTGCCTtcaccccccagccttctctctaCTGACCCTCTGTGCCTCTGGGGTAGAGCTAGAGGGTCTGGTGGCCCTAGGaagccttcagaggccagagggaggCAAGCAGGTCCTTGTCAATCAACACACTcggggtctgcctgcctctcccttttcTGTATCCCATCTTCCCCCACTCCCAGCTGCAAATGCAAGCCCTGAGCAATATATAGAAGGGTGAGTGCCAGGCAGTCCGTCTCAGCTGCAAATGCAAGCCCTGAGCAATATATAGAAGGGTGAGTGCCAGGCAGTCCGTCTCAGCCCTGCAAGCACTCAGCAATGCATAGGACAGGTTCCATGGAGTCCCTCTGAGCCCTCCTCAGAGAAGTAGACTTCCTGAGTCCATCTGTGATTGCCTTCATGGATTCTGATCCTCACAGACCTGAAGGCAAGGGTCTTACCAGCTCCGAAACTTGCAGCTCATGCAGAGCAGGGCAGAATTGCTCTGCTTGCAGTGTttgttggatggatggataggggGAACCTGGCTGAGCATTTAGACTGCATTCCACCCATGGTGACTTTCCCAAGGAGACTTGACTTCACCTGCCAACAGATGAtagccagacagacagaccagtGATTGCACACTTGTATCTGGTAATGATTTGGCAGGCATTAGCTCCTTTCAACCCCACTGGGAAGTCCATGAAGGGGAAGACAGGTCAGAGGAGCTCCAGTGTCCATAGGGAAGGGCAGCCCCTTTctttggcgggggtggggtggggggggggcttgaggATGACTTGTCTGCCCCTTTTGCATTGCTCCAAGCTGGCAAAGGTGATGTCTGTTTGCTCACAGACTTTGCTTCATGTGCTGTGAATAAGAGACCCTCAAGAGTGTTTATTTTTGAATGTGTTAATGAGTGATGCCTAAACAAACGGAAGGCCAAGGATCGACTCCTGAGAAGGAAGGACCTTCTCCCCACTTAACACGGCGCTCTGGAAATAAGCTTGAGGAACAAGAAACAGGTGGGGTTCAGGGAAACCAGCCTATCTGTAAAGCCTGGgtcccagttcctcctccagtGTGGATGTATAGGGTGGGGCACCTGACTGGCACCAGGTGTGAGTAGCCTCCGAGCTGAACCTTAGTGATCCACATCCacactcccttcccttcccctcagcAGACACCAGCACGCCCCCTCTCTCAGAGAAGGGTTCCAGGTCAGGGTTTTACTCTTACTTTCTATCTCAGCCTCCCACCTCTGAGAGACCAAATTCTTTTACAtgtggaaactcccaggaactgGATGGAGCATCACCCAGATCTTCGGGATTCTTCTCGTCTCCCCAAAATTCCTGTCTTTGGGAGGCAGGGATAGATGGGTCTCCTCCACAGTAGGCACCCAGAGCAGACGGTGACTGACAGATGCAAATGTTCCGCCAGGCTCCCGCAggccactctccctccctcccttgctagCCTGCCTCCCGGccagctccctccttcctttaTCTTATCAAAGCCCGGTAATTACAATTGCTATTTTGTTTCCTTGAATCTGCAATCAGAGCTCCCGCGCCTAGATGAGGGAGCGCCTGTCATCCTGATCTCTGAGTGACAGCCTGGCCACCTTTCCCGGCCGCCCCCACACTccgcaaacacaaacacacacacatgcacacactccctcctgcaaacacaaacacacactctttGCCAACACAAACGGCCCTCTCTGCAAACATGCGCTCGCCAGGACCCAAACGCACCCCTGGCCTAGCCACAGGCCCCTCAAATCCACACCCAGGCCACCAAGCCTGCAGGTCGCAGCGACTCACGCTTCCAGTGCTCAGCGTTCAAAGTGCTACCGACTTTGCAGATGGTTGAGCTGCAAATGCCCACTACTGCATTAGCCATGTAGCACCGAGACCGAGAGCCGCCGTTCTTCCCCGTCTCCTACCCCGTCTCTACCCCGTCTCTACCCCCAGTCCCGGGCTGCCCCTCTTTCAGCGTTCTCCAGACACCACCTATGCCTACATCCTGCAAGCTCTCTGAGGCCAGAGAATCGACAGCATTCCTGTTGTGTACTGAGAGTGCAGAAAGGGGGTATCCTGAAAAGGTGTGATCTGGAAGGAGGGAAAAACAATTCCCAAGTCTGTCTGCGCCGCGCCACAAGGGGCCAGGAGACTCCTGAACTAGAAGGCAAATGTGGATTGGGCTCCCACTGCGGGCAGGACCCAACTGGAAAACAGGCAAGAAATACAATGGGCGATCAGCGGAGTCACAGGGGGTAGACACTGATGGCGGGGAGGTATGAGCTAAGGGTAGATGAGTGAGGTTGGAAGGTTTCCGGAGAGATGGCTAGTCGTTGCACTATGCACGTACCAAGGCGTTGGAGGCAGGAGCCGAAAggaggtgggaaaaaaaaagggggtgacACCAACTAACTTCTCTTCTAGCACAAGTGCTTCGCGTGAATGAAAGCATATATGCATTCAAAATTTAGCGACTTATTCCCGCCTATTTCGCCTTAAATTTAGCGGTCCTTGGCCCCTAGGGAGTTACGACCACGAGCGATTTTAAACACGCCCACCAGAGGGCGCGAGTTCCGCCTTCCCCTCCAGACTCTCCGCCAATGGCTCCTAGCCGCCGGGTCGGTGGTGGAAACACACCTGGAGGTAAATCCTGGCTTGGAGAGGCACCCACGACCCTGATCTCCGAAACACGAAAGGGAGTCTTTTGTCTTCCACTTGAGAAAGGGAGGTTGAAAACTTACCCCTAACTCATCACACTGATAAGGAAAATCCACTTCCTCTCCTCTTAACCCTATCCCTGGAGCCCAAGCAGCCACCCACTCCCGGTTTTCTTGTTTCACGTACCTAACACCGAGGTTAGTTAGGCACTACTTCCTATACTGTGGGGACACTCTTGAAGTCAACCGCCTGCCCCCAACCCAGCCTCTCTGTATTATCGAGAGGTCAGCTGGTGTGAACTGGCCTGATTCTCTCAGGTCCTGTTCTCTGTCCATCCTCAGCTTGTCTGGGGAAGTaaccttctgtttgtttgtaggGCCtcgatgcccccccccccaacacagcTGAACTGCTGACCCCAGAGCTGGATGCACAGTCCTCACACAGCAACCCCTTTCTCTTCTGGCATAGCAGTAGCCAGTCCCCAGAAACACCTGATTCTAGGGACGAGACGGAACGGCGGAGTGCTGGGGCCATTGCCCCTCAGTGGAGGAGGCCGACTCCCATGAGCTCCTTTCTGCCCCCATATGCCAGGCCACCCGGATTCTGGTTTCCCTGTCACCCAATCTGGCCAATTCCCTCCATCTGGCCCTGGGAATCAGGTTTCTAAGGGCCCTGATCTACTCAACCTGCCTCAAAGACCAGAAAAGCAAAGACGggtccccagcccacccctcacagGCCCTCTCCCTGGGCTGAGCCCCCTCATGGGGCTAGGGATGCACATTCCTCAGGTTTCTTAAGCCCACTTATCTGTCCCTCGCTGCCCATCAGCCTGAGTGCTGACAGAGGCCCAGACCCCTTGTTTGGAAGCTGATAACCTCCTGTGACGGCCCTCCCCCACCTGGGAACACGGAATAGGCTGGAATGGGAGGTCCCTCTGCTGCAAGGCCCTGGGGACTAGGATGCCACATTTTCTCACCAGCCCTAGAGTTAGGACCACCCTTTGTACTGCCACAGTGCCACCTGGTGGTCCCTAGGGAAATCCCAGTGTTAGAAAAAGCCACACAAGAATTGCAAAAAACCATACACCACTTTATTTAGATCTTtatctaaaaatgtaaaaagtgttaaaaatgtttagtttgttttttttttttttctttttgcagtgctgggaattgaacctgggggttcacaaaactttcaatctgggcaggtggagggggggggaggttggGAGAGACGTCATTCACCCCAACAGAAAAGGGAAGCTTCAGGGAACCTGGAGGAGCAAACACAGGGCCCTATGGAGAATTCCTGCCCCTCAGCACCAGCCCGACCCCTCCCACTTGCCCCTTCCCAAACTCTCCTCTTCAACGAGAGAGAAGCATTTACAATTCTTGAAACGTGTCCAGGAACATATGGTGCATGACGCCTGCAGCGACCAGCTAGCCAACCTGAGGAAAACAGCAAGCGGGAAGTCAGTATCCGCGTCCTCACCGGCTCCCCTTCACTCCCCAGATCCGGCTGGGGTCCCCTCCCCCCTCCTACTCACCAAAGAGGGCTACGGCCTGCCCCCGTGCTTCTTGGCAGGGAGGACGCCACACAGCTTGACTTCCTCCTCTTCACTGTCCTCGTCCTCACTTTCTTCTTCAGAAAGATCATTGTTCATACAAACTAGTGGAGACGCACACAGCACAGACAGGAGGTTAGAACCAACCGTCCTCCACACCACAGGCCACTTCTTCAACACTGTGGTGCTGGGCTGACAGGGGACCCCTTCTTCCAGCGTTCCTTGGTCTAGATAGGGAGAACTGCAGATACTAAAGTGAGGGGGGAGAGCCCACCCACAGGAGCTGCGGCCCCTGGGACAGGTTACAGGAAGTTCATAGGCGTGAGTGGGGCAGCGAACCACAACCTGGGATGCAGGATGCACTAGGGGGGAGGCTGGGCTGAGGTAGGAGTGGAGAGGGAGGGGCCTGATGAGAGAGAGGCCCGTTCTTCTCACCAATCCGATGCCGACCAGTGATGCGCACAGGCCCAGAACCCGACTTCAGGCGGAAGGTTACCGGGGGTTGGAGCTGGAAATCATCCAGACTCAGCTGGAAGACAAGATCGGAGGCTCGATGCACTCGGACCCACCCGTCTGGAGGTCGATGCTCACGTTCTCGAGGCAGTCCCCCGCACTCCAGTGACCGGGGGGCTACAACTCACCATGGGCTGGCAGGATAACCTGAGGTTGGCCACAGGCACCGCAATCTCCTGGTTGTCGTGATCCCGGGCCACAACTTCCACCACGTTACACTCGTCCTTGGCCCCCTCGGTGAGGCACAGCTGACGGGGTACACAGAACCTCAGTCTCACGTGAGGGCTGACACCAAAGAGAAGGCATCTTACCCCGGTCAGAGCAGCAGAGGAGCGGCGCGCCGAGGGCAGCCCGAAGGGACGCCCCGTCCAGGGTCCCCCAGCTCCCTGCACCTCCAGCCCCCCTCCGGCCCCTTACCATGTTCAGTGCCAGCACGTGTTCCGTATCATCCTCCTCCTCAACCTTGAAAGTGAAGGAGCGGGTGTGGCCGGAGAGCTCACAACCTGCAGGGGCCCAGGGCGCTCGCGTGAGAGGTGCGCGCGTGAAGGGGACGGCGCGGGgtcggcgggcgggcgggcgagcgctACGGCCGCGGATCCCTCCCGCTCGGCCGTGTGCTGGCGCGGGCCGGCCGGCCATTTAGTCGCCCAACGTCTCCTCCTTGAAACACGTGGGCGGGCGTCCCTCCTGGGCCGTACAGGCCGCggggggccagggccagggctggTCGGTCAGGCAGGGAAGGCGAGCAGCCCTCGGCCCACACCCACGCCGCGCAGCCGCGACCCTCAGCCCAACGGCTCATCAGCCCCGTGCCACCCCCTGCCACCCCCGTCTTCAATACCGAAAAAGAAACTGTCCATGGTGACCGGCGCCGGGACCCTCGGGCCTCCCACAGCCCCAGCCCGGGCTCGGCTCTCCTGGTTCAGGAACGCCAAGGCGGCGGCGGTGCCGGCGGCCATGCTGGAACGGCGGAGAGGCCCCGCCCCCCCACGCACCGAACGCGACACCTCGGCCAGTTCCGGCCCCGCCCATTAAAGGAGCCGTGCGCCGCGAGGCTCGCTAACCCAGAGGACCAGAACGCGCCATCCACCTCACAGGACTCGGGCCTCGGGAGGCATTTTCACGGGAGCATCCTTTCATCCCCACGGTCCTGAGGGCTCTCATTTCTCTAGCTCATCACattcagtgagaccctttcttccTCCCGGGATTGTCATGTAGAGATGTTAGTGTAAACCTCCTGTCCTAGAGAAGTTGGGGTTCAGAGCAGCCTTTTTACCTTGCTGAGGAATTCCCACCCACACCTTTGCCCTGAGCAAAGGACCCATGCTCAGATGTGGGAATCAGCTGCTGTTCCTATCTAAGCTCCCACATCCCATCAGCTGAGGCACATCCTCAAAGAACAggctacctccctccctcccacaccaaCACCCCCATTGAAGGAGACTAACCCGTGCACCCTACTGGATAGAAAAACTCAGAAGAGACCCCTCTACTTTACAGATTTCACCTGTAGCGAGAGGGCAATTAATTTACTTAAAAACCAATGTACTTTTCTGAGAAAAACTGGAAGATCTTtgctggggaaggcaggaggggagaTGTCTTCAAAATCCAATCTACATTTAAATAGCTTTGGAGGGAATACTTGCGTTAGCTGAGGCATCAGAGATGAGAAAAAGATGGAGAGCAGAGACAAGGCAGCACACCATCACACAAATTCACTTCAAGTTTTATTTTGCCTCTTGCATGGTCCTCAGACAGTTTTACAGTTCGTTTTCTACAGAAACTGAGCTGTGATCCaaacaaatcaatgaaatggCATTTCAACCTTAATATTGTTCATAACCATGAAGTTGGCATAGCACTTTATCCTAGAGCGATGATGGTGTAGACCCAGACATGTTTCAGTTATTTTCAGATCATCCAGAGTGATTATTGAAagccaacataaaataaaaagcaacttgCTTAAAATTCCTGATTCCATATGAAACTGACTCCAAAAGCCTCCAGATAAAAGCTGCTACCCCACTAGGGACAGGGATGTATTCAGAGAAAGGTGAGGAACACTGACCGATCTTCATCTCTAGTAACTATTTTGCCCTTCACCTCAGCCTTCAAAACCAAACTTGATTTCAGTTTTCCGACATATCCTTATCACAGTTAGGTTTTACCCTAAGAGGCTTCTTCTTAGTAAGCACTCTCCTGGGCCTCAGCTGGAAGCCACTAGGTACACTAGATACAGCGCTAAATTTAAGACtatttcaaaagctcacactggagttctacaaaagaaaatgtttcaagtttctttttctctctccccactcaGCTCAGAGTACAAAGGCTGATGGAAATCTAGAGGGAAGACAACAAAATACTGCTGACATCTGTGGAGAAGTTACCAGCTAGTCATGATTTAAAACAAACCCGCAGAGACCACCTGCCAGCTCCATGCTCAAAACCCTTAAATTCACcaaatctaaataaaatacaCGAAGTTTTCAGAGCCtctgattaaaagaaaaagtatactTATGGTTAACATatacttattctttcttttaaaaattagatacgAACATGCAATTAAAGACTGATTCGATTAAACCAGTAGTTAGCAGGTCTGGAGAGAAAATGACAGCTGTTCCAAGGGCGAACGAGACCACACGTCAGTCCCTCTATTTACCCTTACTTGACAACAATGTCCAAACATTTCACATGCGGATCTGCTATGAAGGTTAATTTCCAGAAGTAACTGCGCTTCCCAATAGATGTGAGTCATATGAAGTTAGACACTCATACCCCAAATAGTCGTGGCCTATCCCTATGTGGGAGGCACTTTAAAGACTAATGTAAAGGAAATCTACCATCCACTGGGTTACATTATTGAAAGTGCCATCCTAAACCAACACCtttcattttcaaaggaaaaaaaatataaaaacagtaaaCAAAAGAACCGTCAGGTTACAGCTAGTCTATATACAAAGAAATTTACAAGTCTGTCAATTTAGGCCTTTGCCACAAACAAATGCACATTTGTCCCCACAAAGCACGAGTGCCTGAATCAACATTGCAGGAGATAGTTAGCCAGAGCTTTACAAAAAGCAGAAACATTGCCCCAAATTGGAATCCACTAAATCTTTCTCATTCCTGCCATGTCTCCAAAGAACAGAGACATTGTTCAGCACATCACGGAGAATAAAGAGCGATCTTCATTACTCTTAGGAGAGAAACGCAACCACACTGGATGCAGAAAATAGTGCTGACTACATTTATTTAAGAACCCCGTAAGGTCCTGATACCTAACCCAAAGGAGGGGCCCCCCACGTCTGTTCCACACAGGCTTTGCAGCAGTACTATCTTCTTCCAACCAGTGAGCGGTCTGAAAATGTGATGTGAGTTCTACAGTCATCTTGTTTC
The sequence above is drawn from the Peromyscus leucopus breed LL Stock chromosome 1, UCI_PerLeu_2.1, whole genome shotgun sequence genome and encodes:
- the Npm3 gene encoding nucleoplasmin-3, producing MAAGTAAALAFLNQESRARAGAVGGPRVPAPVTMDSFFFGCELSGHTRSFTFKVEEEDDTEHVLALNMLCLTEGAKDECNVVEVVARDHDNQEIAVPVANLRLSCQPMLSLDDFQLQPPVTFRLKSGSGPVRITGRHRIVCMNNDLSEEESEDEDSEEEEVKLCGVLPAKKHGGRP